From the Zonotrichia albicollis isolate bZonAlb1 chromosome Z, bZonAlb1.hap1, whole genome shotgun sequence genome, one window contains:
- the NUDT12 gene encoding NAD-capped RNA hydrolase NUDT12 — translation MTDFEKNLHQDMVSQLHNFAAAGDTAGLKVLLRRLPSLVNAAAGNGWTALMYGARNGHLEVVQVLLQEGCDRSIVNKSRQTALDIAKFWGYKHIANLLANVKGDQKPIFLSNDVKEYENYFGMTLLDRRSDKRTDSKWLSKKQSHPATVYILFSNLSPLVTLGGGRESSQQPEVKLCRLCHKDVEQFMNQTEECTLIFLGVDLQFDMNLMAACNGRVQQEDEDGLVAWFALSVDSASAEKFKQKHEDCYFLHPPMPALLQLPEKEAGVIAQARSVLAWHQRYRFCPTCGSATKTEEGGYKKTCLKEGCPSLQGVHNTSYPRVDPVVIMQVIHPDGNHCLLGRQRRFPPGMFTCLAGFVEAGETIENAVRREVEEEAGVKVAHVQYISCQPWPMPSSLMIGCLAVAVSTEIKVDKNEIEDARWFTREQVVEVLIKGNQRSFFVPPSRAIAHQLMKHWIGMNANL, via the exons ATGACTGACTTTGAAAAGAACCTGCATCAGGACATGGTTTCTCAGCTGCATaactttgctgctgctggtgacACAGCCGGGCTGAAGGTGCTGCTCAGACGCTTGCCATCACTGGTCAATGCAGCCGCAGGGAATGGCTGGACAGCCCTCATGTACGGTGCTAGAAATGGACACCTCGAGGTTGTGCAGGTTCTTCTTCAAGAGGG GTGTGACAGATCCATCGTTAATAAATCAAGGCAGACAGCTCTGGACATTGCTAAATTTTGGGGGTACAAACACATAGCTAATTTGTTGGCTAATGTAAAAGGTGATCAGAAACCTATTTTTTTGTCAAATGATGTGAAAGaatatgaaaattattttggcaTGACACTTCTGGACAGAAGGAGTGATAAAAGAACAGATTCTAAGTGGCTCAGTAAAAAACAAAGCCATCCAGCTACAGTGTACATCCTCTTCTCAAATCTGAGTCCCTTGGTTACTTTGGGTGGGGGAAGAGAGAGCTCGCAGCAACCAGAAGTAAAGCTTTGCAGGTTGTGCCACAAGGATGTGGAACAGTTCATGAACCAAACTGAAGAATGTACCTTGATTTTTCTTGGAGTGGACCTTCAGTTTGATATGAACCTGATGGCTGCTTGCAATGGAAGAGTTCAGCAAGAAGATGAAGATGGGTTAGTTGCTTGGTTTGCTCTTAGCGTAGATTCTGCTTCTGCTGAAAAATTTAAACAGAAGCATGAGGACTGTTACTTTCTTCACCCACCGATGCCAGCGCTACTGCAGTTACCTGAAAAAGAAGCTG GAGTAATAGCCCAGGCGAGATCTGTTCTAGCATGGCACCAGCGTTACCGATTCTGTCCAACATGTGGGAGTGCAACCAAGACTGAAGAAGGGGGTTACAAGAAAACTTGCTTAAAAGAGGGTTGTCCCAGTCTCCAAGGAGTTCACAACACATCATATCCAAGAGTTG ATCCTGTTGTGATAATGCAAGTCATCCATCCAGATGGCAACCATTGCCTTTTAGGTAGGCAGAGGAGATTTCCCCCAGGAATGTTTACCTGCCTAGCTGGATTTGTAGAAGCTG GTGAAACCATAGAAAATGCTGTTCGAAGAGAAGTAGAGGAGGAGGCTGGAGTGAAAGTTGCCCATGTTCAGTACATCTCTTGTCAGCCGTGGCCAATGCCCTCCTCCCTAATGATTGGCTGCTTAGCTGTTGCAGTGTCCACAGAAATTAAAGTCGACAAGAATGAAATAGAGGATGCACGCTGGTTCACTAGAGAACAG GTCGTGGAAGTTCTCATTAAAGGAAACCAGCGTTCTTTCTTTGTACCACCAAGTCGAGCTATTGCACACCAGTTGATGAAACATTGGATTGGAATGAACGCTAATCTTTAG